The segment AGGAGACTACTGGAAAGGTGGGACGAGGGCCGGTGGAAGAACATCAAATAGTGAAGGTGATGACGGACGAGCAGGAGGAAGCGCTTCGACGGCAGATCAGTGCCTCCCGAGCCATCAGAGAGAGCCTTCTGGAGTCATACAGGAGAATTGCTTCCGAGTATCTCTCCCAGCATGGTTTggttccctttctttcttctttttattatattataagtcTGGTTTTAGACTGTCATGTAACTACTGTTTCAAAACATCGGACTTTGAAGCATACTCATGTCTTGGATTGGTTTAGTTTGGTTTATCTTCTGTTTTGAGATGGTTTcttattagaattttttttgcgCTTATGATTTACAAATTATTTTGGTCAGTGgatgatagatttttttttttttccggcgAACAGATTTTCTATGGTGTGCGGTTTGCATCATAGGGCCTGCTCGATAGTCTCTGTCAAAAGATGGACGACCAACAAATGATACATCTTTATGTGTCATATATATTATATCTTGTTTGACGGTAGTTATGGGACCTGCAGTGTAAACAACGTACAACTAATAATCTTGGGTCTTTTTTGGGAGTTATCttggatttttattttaatctatTGTACCGGTGGTTGTAGTTGGTGGATTAGAGTATGTATTTAGCTGTTGCTGTATGATTgaatatttttctattattattattttgcgaGTCCGCATGCCACTTACATAATATGTTATTCCTCTACAATTAAAGTCTTACACTTGTATAAAACAGTGTTCTCGGATATTCGTGTTTCTTTTTGTCTTTTTAAGAACCGGACATAAATGTCTAGTCCAgatatttatttatctttttgaCATAATTTGTAAATTTCAGGATACATTTTCTATGCAAGAGGTCTATTTTGACGATgatctttataaaaaaaaataagtttaataaaatattatcttTTGGTGATGTAATTATccgataaaaataaatttttctatGAAAAAATTACTAAATCTAATAGTCTGGCGAGAGCTAATTTACATcgtcaaaattatattttcactaataaatttttttaatcatcaaattttttatcactatttttttttagtgcatctattatatataaaagaatcTATAAGAATGCAACGAAACTAATAACCTCCACAAAATTGAAGCATCTCAATGTAGGAAGTGCGATATGCCCTAGTTTTCAAAGGCACATCATGGCATAAGCAGAATACAATTCCAAGTTTTGGATGCGAGAAGGACCCTACAACAATGAAACctctatataataaatatactagttaatagggaggagggggagagaggagaTCGTACTATTGTTTTTTATATGGACatctttgtatttttttttttaagtgtagAAGACTCCCAATATTAGAGAAAAACCAGTATGAAAAGGTATTGTTAGGGCAGAAAAGAAGATTATGTCCTAGCAAGAGATATTGTCCGCTTTGAGAAGCTCCCCCACCATTTCAGGACGGGAGATATTCCTCACGGCTTTGTCCAAAGGGCGTCTCCTGAGGGAAAGGGGATGGAAACCCTTATAAGCACAATCCTTTTCACTACCCAAGCAGTACGGGACTAAAAATTTGTGGCCCGTCTTTACACCCCTAACAAGTATATATTTATTAGaggatatttatttatttatttttcatgcATGCTAGCAAAGGTATATATGCTATTAGAGGTCTTATCTTCAAATCTCATTTGTTCCTTTCCTTCGCCCCCACTCGTTCTCTCTATCTTTTATGAAAATTTGTCTATATAGAACTGTTAAATACTAGTTCGCAACAAGAAATTCTGCATAAATTAAAGCTAAAGTACTACTCATTTATTAGATTTCTAAGGTCAAAATCATAGCTAATAATCTTATGTCTCCGCTATCTTTTATCTATCTCTTTAATAGCTGTTcttaatatcaaaaaaaaaaaaaaaactttaaaggcCTGATTATTTATCTCTGGACTTTTATTTACTTTAAGGTACGAGGATTGGAAATCCAAGTACGGATCCTTTGAAGTCAACTGAAGGCTGTAAGCGATCCAATAGGAAGCAGCGATGGAGTGCAACCCCAACTCAAACGCTGATTCTTGACAAAATTTATCATTCAGGAAAAGTATCTCCAAACAAGGAAGAGATCAAATGGATTACTTCTGAACTCTCACAACATGGTGAAATTACTGTGTCTAATGTCTACAATTGGTTCCAGAATAGAAAGACACGTGAGAAACGGAAGAGGGTAGATGAATTGGTACATAAGATCAAATCTGAAGTTGAGCCAGGGGCTGAATCCTCCAATGGGAAGAAAATCCAGTTAGAGAAAATAGATTTTGACAACAAACAGTATCTCAGTACTGATGCCCATTTCTTTCAAACCTCACAAGTCAACTCTGAGATGCATTTCATAAACCAAGAGTCTGATATAGCACATGAATCCATCAATTGACAATTTAAGTTCTTATGATCCTAGCCAAATTCCTGTCATTGAGAAAACTCAAGCAAGTCCAAGTATGTTGTCTTATTTCAATAAGCTTTTACAATGTCATTGAACCGGCATTTTATGTTGCTAATCAGTCTTCTGAACTTGACTTGAGGAATACAGGTAACGACTACTTGATGGGAGACATATAAATACAGAGGAGTTTGGTTCCTTCGACCCGCAGATTGGTGatgatttctttgaatttgatccacaaaTTTGCTGATCAATCTTAATATTACCTAGAGGTTTTACTGCTTCTCTATGTTTTTGTTTTAGTTGATTTCCAAACAACTGATGTCTGAATGATGCGTAGGTTACAATTGGGATGCTTTTTTATTTTGCACTGATGTCTGATGTCTGaatatttgttttaattttatttcGGATAATAGTGAAGAGCAGTTTACTCAGTCATAACCAGAATTAAAGATTTCTTTCTAGTATCTCAAATTGTGCAGGCATTCATTGTGTGAAATTAAAGCtacttttttcttctattttttgtatgaagaatgaaaagaaccTTCTTACACTACAAAAAAGAAATACTTTTGAGCTTGATTCAATATCAGAGTATTGATGTTAGCTAGTAGATACTGGACCTTTGCCTgcaatcatttttttatttttaagaaccaTGCCTTCATTTTTTAACCATGACAGGAGAAATGTCTCGGTAAAGGCTTCCTCAACCATGCAAAAAGATCCCACGCTAACCACGGACTAGTCCGAAAGAACGGCCCGAACACAGTCGGTCCCAAAGCAAAACTAATAGAACAACCATAGCCACTGGAGAACCA is part of the Phoenix dactylifera cultivar Barhee BC4 unplaced genomic scaffold, palm_55x_up_171113_PBpolish2nd_filt_p 001375F, whole genome shotgun sequence genome and harbors:
- the LOC120108520 gene encoding WUSCHEL-related homeobox 8-like, producing MDWDLMEWMMEWKRSHAVENATADNCLTSATPSNYDNVPNKVCSTGGKVGQGLVEEHQIVKSADGSQELKEEGEETTGKVGRGPVEEHQIVKVMTDEQEEALRRQISASRAIRESLLESYRRIASEYLSQHGTRIGNPSTDPLKSTEGCKRSNRKQRWSATPTQTLILDKIYHSGKVSPNKEEIKWITSELSQHGEITVSNVYNWFQNRKTREKRKRVDELVHKIKSEVEPGAESSNGKKIQLEKIDFDNKQYLSTDAHFFQTSQVNSEMHFINQESDIAHESIN